ATCGCTTCCAGGTCCGATTCCGCCGGGTAGATGTCGATCACATCGCCGCGCACCCGGAACGTCGCCCGGGCGAAATCCATGTCGTTGCGGGTGTACTGCAAGTCCGCCAGGCGCCGGAGCAAGGCGCGCTGGTCGAGTTTGTCGCCGCGGTCCACGTGCAGCACCATTTTCAGGTAGGTTTCCGGGCTGCCCAAGCCGTAGATGCACGACACCGTGGTGACGATGATCGCGTCCTTGCGTTCGAGCAGTGCCTTGGTCGCTGACAGCCGCATCTGTTCGATGTGGTCGTTGATCGAGGCGTCTTTCTCGATGAAGGTGTCCGACGACGGCACATACGCTTCGGGCTGGTAGTAGTCGTAGTAGGAAACGAAGTATTCCACGGCGTTGTTCGGGAAAAACGCCTTGAACTCGCCGTACAACTGCGCCGCCAGGGTCTTGTTCGGCGCCAGCACCAAAGTCGGTCGCTGCACCTGGGCGATCACGTTGGCGATGCTGAAGGTCTTGCCCGAGCCGGTTACACCGAGCAATGTCTGGTGCGCCAACCCGGCCTCGATGCCTTCGACCATCAGGCGGATGGCTTCTGGCTGGTCGCCGGCGGGCTGGAAGCGAGTGACGAGCTGGAATTCAGACATGACATGACCCCTGGGTTCATTCCTGTCGGCTAGGCGACGGGAACAAGAAAGACCGAAACGACTGACGCCGCCCGAGGAAAAAGTTGGAATTCACACAATGTGGAGGTGAATGCCTTCGCTTTCAAGACGAACGTCCTACACGCCTTGCAGACTTTGACGCTGCGAAGGGACTAACGGTCGAAAAAAATCGAAAATACTTACGGTAAACGCCGATTAGCCTGTCGCCCTGCCCGGTGATGGCCTCTATACTAGCTCCCCGTTTGTGCACCGCTCTAGTGCATCCGGCTGGAGCGCGACACGTCCCCTCACTCTCCATTCAGAGCCGCGCACTAATGAGCCTGTTTTCCGCTGTCGAATTGGCACCACGCGACCCCATCCTGGGCCTCAACGAAGCTTTCAACGCCGACCCCCGTACCAATAAGGTCAACCTGGGCGTGGGTGTTTACTGCAACGAAGAAGGGCGCATTCCATTGCTGCGCGCCGTGGTCGAAGCCGAGACGATTCGCGTGGCCCAGCACGTTTCCCGTGGCTACCTGCCGATCGACGGCATCGCCGCCTACGACCAGGCGGTCCAGACCCTGCTGTTCGGCAAGGACTCCGCGCTGATCGCCTCCGGTCGCGTCATCACCACCCAGGCCGTAGGCGGTACCGGCGCATTGAAGATCGGCGCCGACTTCCTCAAGCAGCTGCTGCCTGACGCAGTCGTGGCCATCAGCGACCCGAGCTGGGAAAACCACCGCGCCCTGTTCGAAACCGCCGGCTTCCCGGTGCAGAACTATCGCTACTACGACGCCGCCACCCACGACGTGAACCGCAGCGGCCTGCTGGAAGACCTCAACGCCCTGCCCGACCGTTCGATCGTTGTGCTGCACGCCTGCTGCCACAACCCGACCGGCGTGGACCTGAGCCCGGAAGACTGGAAAAACGTGCTGGCCGTGGTCAAGGCCAAGAACCACGTTCCGTTCCTGGACATGGCCTACCAGGGCTTCGGCAAAGGCATCGATGAAGACGCCGCCGCCGTGCGCCTGTTCGCCGAGTCGGGCCTGACCTTCTTTGCCTCCAGCTCGTTCTCCAAGTCGTTCTCGCTCTACGGCGAGCGCGTCGGCGCCCTGTCGATCGTCAGCGAGTCGAAAGAAGAAAGTGCCCGCGTGCTGTCCCAGGTCAAGCGCGTGATCCGCACCAACTATTCCAACCCGCCGACCCACGGCGCCAGCATCGTCGCCGCCGTGCTCAACAGCCCGGAGCTGCGGGCCCAGTGGGAAGAAGAACTGGCCGAAATGCGCCTGCGCATCCGTGGCATGCGCGACCAGATGGTGGACATGCTGGCCAAGGCCGCACCGCACCACGACTTCAGCTTCGTCGCACGCCAGAGCGGGATGTTCTCCTACTCCGGCCTGACCGTTGAACAAGTGACGCGCCTGCGCAACGAGTTCGGCATCTATGCCCTGGACACCGGCCGCATCTGCGTGGCCGCGCTGAACCAGAACAACATCGAAGCGGTGACCAAGGCCATCGTCCAGGTGATCTGACACTCGACGGGTTGAAAAATGGGAGGCCCTTGGCCTCCCGTTTTTTTGGGCCAACCTTGTGGCGAGGGTTAGTGTTCCGGCCGGAGCTGTGTGAAGCGGTAACATTTGCTACCTGAACGCCTCAGCCACGAAAATCCCGCCCAATCATCAACCCAAGCTTGACTTCTCTTTTCCAATCAGTAACATACGCGTCATTCCGCGATAGCTCAGTTGGTAGAGCAAGTGACTGTTAATCACTGGGTCCCTGGTTCGAGTCCAGGTCGTGGAGCCAGACAGCAATAATCAAAGCCCCTGAATCGAAAGATCCAGGGGCTTTTTTGTGGGCGCTTTTCCAGCCTCCAAGGCCCGCTGATGGCCGTGGATCGCCTGTCCAAGGTCGCTACCAGAACAATAATCTGGCGCCAATGCGGCATCATGGTCTGAATCCTGCTTTGTTTTTCCAACTCCCCAAGCTGTCACCTGAGCGTCATGGCGGTGCCGCACACTGTCCCGGTCCGCCATTGCAGCTTCATAACAACAAGGACGAAGCCATGCCAACACAAAACCCTCACCGCATCGTCGGACTGTGCACCTCGAGCAAGGTGTACAACGCACTGACCGAGCTCAAGCACCTGGAAGGCCACCGCAGCGCCAAGTTCCTTTCCCTGCTCGCGGAAAACCTGGTCCGCAAGGGCCTGCTCAACGAGCAGGAAGTGGTGCACATGCTCGATCTGGTGGTCGATTGAGCGACATCGATTCCAACTATCGAGCCTGTTGATTTTTCCTCATCCCGCAGGACACGTAAGGTAACCCCATCGATTGATGGAGGTTCCCATGCCGAAGGTTCAAATCATGTCTGTTGTTGGCAGCGCCGTCCCCGCCCCGCTCAGGGAGCGCGGCCTGTTGGCTTGCTGGTATCTGGTGCAGGACGGCGTGACCGTCAGCGGCCCGCTGACTTCCCTGCCCGCCGCCCAAGCCATGTCGCAGCGTATCGGCCCTTACTTGCTGCGCGCCTAGGGCAATTGCACCCGAGGCGTGTTCTCGACGAACAACGCCCAGCAGGACATGAACAGCGCCGCGATCAACGGGCCGATGACGAAGCCGTTCAGGCCGAACACCGCCAACCCGCCCAGCGTCGAGACCAGCACCATGTAATCGGGCATCTTGGTGTCCTTGCCCACCAGGATCGGACGCAGGAAGTTGTCCACCAGGCCGATCACGAAGACGCCGAACAGCACCAGCACCACGCCCTGCCAGATCGAGCCGGAAAGCAGGAAATACACAGCCACCGGCGCCCAGACGATACCCGCGCCCACGGCCGGCAACAGTGACAGGAACGCCATCAGCACCGCCCAAGGCAACACCGTCGGAATGCCCAACACCCAGAAAATCAAGCCCCCCAGCGCACCTTGGGTGATCGCGACGAGCAGGTTGCCCTTCACGGTCGCCCGCACCACCCGGTTGAATTTCAGTTGCAGGCGGCGCTTCTGGTGCTCGGCCAAAGGCACGGCCGAGCGCACCTTGCGCACCAGCTCCGGACCGTCGCGCAGGAAGAAGAACAGCAAATAAAGCATCACGAAAAAACTCACCAGGAACTGGAACGTGCCCTGGCCGAAACTGAATGCCTGGGTGGCGAAGAACTCGCTGCCCTGCATCGCGCTCTTGACGATCTTGTCCCGCAGCCCGCTCAGGTTGCCCAAGCCGAAACGATCCAGCAGGTGCTGGAAGTACGGCGGCAGCGCGTCCTTGAAGCGAGCCAGGTAATCGGCAACATCCAGCTCGCCGCTTTCCAGGCTCTTGTACAGCGCAGCACCTTCCTGGACCAGCAAGGTACTGATGACAATCACCGGCAAGATCGCAATCAGCGTGCAGATGGCCAGGGTCAACAGCGTGGTGAGGTTGCGCGGCCAGTTGAGCTTGAATTGCAAGCGACGCTGCAGCGGCGCGAAGACGATACCCAGGATGACCGCCCAGAACACCGCCCCATAGAACGGCAGCAGGATCCAGACGAAGGCGATGCTGACCAGGATCAGCAGCACCATCTGCGACTTGTTTTGGAGGTTCTTGCGGTTCATTTGCTTTCCATGTCCTTGGCAGATACACGTTAGTCCGCCAGGACTCGCCGGAGTGCCGTCGCGTCTGCAGCGCATCCTTGATCCAGATCAATACCGCCTGGCCGGTCGTGGCCTACCCTCGGCGCCTTTTGCGATCCGACGCCACCATGCCCCTCGTAGCCCCCGAACTGCTCGCCCCCGCCGGCACCTTGAAAAACATGCGCTATGCCTTCGCCTACGGCGCCGACGCGGTATACGCCGGCCAACCGCGCTACAGCTTGCGGGTGCGCAACAATGAATTCGACCACGCCAACCTGGCCGTCGGCATCGACGAGGCCCACGCGCAGGGCAAACGTTTCTACGTGGTGGTGAACATCGCCCCGCACAACGCCAAGTTGCGCACGTTCCTCAAGGATCTTGAACCGGTGATCGCCATGGGGCCGGACGCCTTGATCATGTCCGACCCTGGACTGATCATGCTGGTCCGCCGACATTTCCCGCACATGCCGATCCACCTGTCGGTACAGGCCAATACGGTGAACTGGGCGAGTGTCGAGTTCTGGCAACAACAGGGCCTGAGCCGGATCATCCTGTCCCGGGAGTTGTCGCTGGAGGAAATCGCCGAGATTCGCCAGCAGGTGCCGGCCATGGAACTGGAGGTGTTCGTCCACGGCGCGTTGTGCATGGCCTATTCCGGACGCTGCCTGCTGTCCGGCTATCTGAACAAGCGCGATGCCAACCAGGGCAGTTGCACCAACGCCTGTCGCTGGAAATATTCAGCGCAACCGGCGATGGAAAACGCCGTGGGGGATATCGTCCAGGTGTATCAGCCGGAACCGACCCTGGGCCTCGGCGCGCCGACCGACCAAGTGTTTTTGCTGCAAGAGACCAATCGCCCGGACGAATCCATGCCCGCCTTCGAAGACGAGCATGGCACCTACATCATGAACGCCAAGGACCTGCGAGCCGTGCACCATGTGGAAAAACTGACCCACATGGGCGTGCATTCATTGAAGATCGAGGGCCGGACCAAGTCGCACTTCTATTGCGCGCGCACCACCCAGGTCTATCGCCGCGCCATCGATGACGCCATGGCTGGCCGGGAATTCGACCGCAGCCTCATGGCCGACCTGGAATCCCTCGCCCAGCGCGGCTACACCGAAGGCTTCTTGCGCCGGCATGTGCATGACGAATACCAGAACTACCAGAACGGCAGCTCGGTATCGGAGCGCCAGCAGTTCGTCGGGGAGCTGACCGGCGCCCGGCGCGAGCGCTTGGCCGAGGTCCGGGTAAAGAACCGCTTCGGCCTGGGGGATCACATGGAGCTGATGACACCCAAGGGCAATTTCCACTTCGACCTGCACCAGTTGCAGAACATCAAGGGCCAAGGCATCGACGTCGCGCCGGGGGACGGGCATGTGGTGTATGTGCCGATTCCGGATGCGGTGGATTTGCGGTTCGGGTTGTTGATGCGGGATGTGCGGGAGCCATAGCACTGGCACTGATCCGATAATGCAGGCGCAACCAAACAACTGTGGGAGCGAGCTTGCTCGCGATGGCGGTGGGTCAGTCAAATGAATGCTGGCTGATCCGCCGCCATCGCGAGCAAGCTCGCTCCCACAAGGTTTTGTTGTGTTTGCGTCTGTCGAACCCGGCAGAAACTGCCGAAGGCTGCGATCCTCCGCTCTCGATAAGGCCTGGCGGGCCAGGCGAAAAACGTCTGGATCGAAAGCGAAAGATCGCAGCCTTCGGCAGCTCCTGTTGCCCCGGGATCAGATCCGGAACTGCCCCACCAACTTGCCCAGGCGCTGGCCCAGGTCGGCCAGGCTCCGGGAAGTCTGGGCGCCGAGCTGGGTTTCGTCGGCGACGCTGTCCACGGCCACGGCAATCTGGTGCACGCTGCGGTTGATTTCCTCGGCCACCGCGGTTTGTTCCTCGGCGGCGCTGGCAATCTGGGCGTTCATCGAGTTGATGGTGCCGATCAGCTGGGCCATGGTATCCAGCGACGCGCCAGCCTCGTTGGCCCGTTCCGAAGTACCATCGCCAGCCTCGCTGGAACGGCGCATGGCCTCCACCGCCGCATGGGTACCCGACTGCAGGCGGTCGATCATCCCCTGGATTTCCTGGGTACTTTGCTGGGTCCGGCTGGCCAGGGCGCGAACTTCATCGGCCACCACCGCAAAACCACGCCCCGCCTCACCGGCACGCGCAGCCTCGATAGCAGCGTTGAGGGCCAGCAGGTTGGTCTGCTCGGCAATCGAACGAATCACCCCAAGCACGCTGACAATCGAAGCCACGTCCTGTTGCAGGCTGTCCAGGGACACACCGCTGCTGCGGATATCGTTCACTAGTGCATGAATCTGCTGGATGCTGCCGGCCACCACCCGCTTGGCGGACTGGCCTTCTTCATCGGTCTGCTGGGCCGCGACGGCAGCACCCTGGGCACTGCGAGCGACTTCCTGGGCTGCGGACGACATCTCGTTGATCGCCGTGGCGACCTGATCGGTCTCGTGGCGCTGGCGCTCCATCGCCTGTTCGGAGCGCTGTGCCTGCTCGGACACCTGTGTTACCAGGCCGGTCAGTTGCGAGGTCATGTCGGTGATCTGCCGCACCAGGCCATGGATCTTGTCGACAAAACGGTTGAACGAACCGGCCAGTTGGCCCAGCTCATCCTGACTGGTGATCGCCAGGCGCCGGGTCAGGTCGCCCTCGCCCGCCGCGATGTCGTCGAGGTTGTCTTTCATCAGGTGCAGCGGCCGCAGGATGGTGTTGGCGAGCAGCAGGCCCACCACCGCGATCACCAGCAACACCACGGCGGCAATCCCGACGATGCTCAGGATCACGCCTTGCACGCGGTCGTGGACCTTGGCTTCCACCAGTGCGACCTGGGCTTCGATGCCGTCCAGGTTGACCGAGCTGCCGACCGCCATGTCCCATTTGGACAGGTATTCGGTATAGCCGAGCTTGGGCACCAGGTCCTTGCTGCCGGGCAGCGGCGAGCTGTATTCCAGGTAATGCGTACCGTCCTTGGCGACTTTCACCAGGTCGCGGTTGACGTAGACACCGTTCGGGTCGCGGTTGTCCTTGAAACTCTTGCCCACGCCATCGGGGCTGTTGGCCTTGAACAGGCGAATGGTCTCGGAGTCGTAGCCGAAGAAGTAACCATCCTTGCCATAACTGACGTTGGACAGCAGCTTGATCGCCTGGGCGCGTGCCTCGTTGTCGCCAGGCGCGGCGGCATCGTAGAGCGGCTTGATCGCGGTAAGGCCCACCGCCACGTAGTTCTGCAACGTGGCCTTGGCTTCGCTGAGCAGACGCTCGCGAGTTTGCTGGACTTCGTTGCTGGCTTGCTCCTTCAAGATGAATGCCGTGGTCAAGCTGATGATCACCGCAGACAGCAAAACCGGCAGTATTGCCAGGGACAGGACTTTAGCCTTCAGGCTCAGGCGCATGCTGTTCACTCTTGTAGATGTTATGGCGTGGTTAGCTGGGTTAACGGCAGCGCACGGCAAAACTGTAGGACAAGGTGAACGGTTGGCGGGAGTCATTGAATTCAAGGGCCCCATCGCGAGCAAGCTCGCTCCCACAGGGGGATGATGCGAACACAACATGTGTGAGCACCACCGGACCCTGTGGGAGCGAGCTTGCTCGCGAAGAAGGCGGCGCGGTCTTGGCCTACAACACCATCGCCGCCACCCAACCAAACGCCAGCAGCGGCAGGTTGTAGTGGAGGAAGGTCGGGACCACGGTGTCCCAGATATGGTGGTGCTGGCCATCGATGTTCAGGCCGGAGGTCGGGCCCAAGGTCGAGTCCGAGGCGGGCGAGCCGGCGTCGCCCAGGGCACCCGCGGTGCCGACGATGCAAACGATCGCCAGCGGGCTGAAGCCCAGTTGCAGGCACAGCGGCACGAAGATGGTCGCCAGGATCGGCACCGTGGAAAACGACGAGCCGATGCCCATGGTCACCAACAGCCCCACCAGCAACATCAGCAGCGCACCGACACCCTTGTTGTGGCCGATCCAGGCCGCCGAGGTTTCCACCAGGCTCTGGACTTCACCGGTGGCCTTCATCACTTCGGCGAAGCCCGAGGCGGCGATCATGATGAAACCGATCATCGCCATCATCTTCATGCCTTCGGTGAACAGGTCATCGGTCTCGCGCCAACGCACCACACCCGAGACCGAGAAGATCAGGAAGCCCGCCAGCGCACCGATGATCATCGAATCGAGCAGCAGTTGGATGGCGAATGCCGCCGCGATCGCCAGCCCCGCCACCAGCAGGCTGAGGGGGTTGTAGCGTACGGTGACCTGCTCGGCGCGAGCGATCTTCTTCAGGTCGTAGACGCGTTTTTTTCGATAGGAAATGAACGACAGCACCAGGCCAAACACCATGCCCAGCGCCGGGATGCCCATGGCGTGGGTGATGTTGATGCCGCTGACGTCCACGCCACTGCGGGCGATATTGGCGAGCAGGATCTCATTGAGGAAGATGTTGCCGAAGCCCACCGGCAGGAACATATACGGTGTGATCAGGCCGAAAGTCATGACGCAGGCGATCAGCCGGCGGTCCAGCTGCAGCTTGGTCAGCACATAAAGCAGCGGCGGCACCAGCAGCGGGATGAAGGCGATGTGGATGGGCAAGATGTTCTGCGAGGCGACGGCAACCGTGCCCAGCAGGCCGATCAGCACCCATTTGACGCCTGTGCCGCCCGCGGCGTCCTGGCGATCCACCATGGCCAGGGCCTTGTCGGCCAGGGCGTGGGCCATGCCCGATTTGGCAATCGCCACCGCGAAAGCGCCCAGCAGCGCGTAGGACAATGCCACCGTAGCACCGCCACCGAGGCCTGCGTTGAACGCCTTGAGCGTCGCCTCGATCCCCAGGCCACCCATCAAGCCGCCGACCAATGCGCCGACAATCAGCGCGATCACCACGTGCACGCGGGACAAGCTGAGCACCAGCATGACGCCAACCGCGGCAATTACTGCATTTATCATCGTTACCTCAAAGCACAGCGATGGAAAGCCACCGGACAAAAAGGTCGCGACTTTGCAGCAAGCGGCGGCAAGCTGCAAGGGTCATGCAGCGGGTTTTGCAGTCACTGCCCATCCATTGTGGGAGCGAGCTTGCTCGCGATAGCGGAGGGTCAGTTGATATTCATTTTGCTGAACTGACGCTATCGCGAGCAAGCTCGCTCCCACAGGGGCTCTGCGCCACCATTGGTATGTTTCAGCGCCTGGGCAAGTCGATCACGACCTTCAACCCGCCCCATTCGCTTTCATCCAACGCCAACGTCCCGCCCCAGGTATCGACGATGTCGCGCACGATGCCCAGGCCCAGGCCGTGGCCGTCCGTCTGCTCGTCCAGGCGCGTGCCGCGGCTGAAGACCTGGTCGCGGCGGTCTTCGGGGATGCCCGGGCCGTCGTCCTCCACGGTCAGGCTGAAGCCCTCGGCCGTCTCGGTCACGCTCAAGCGCACTTCGGCGTCGGCCCATTTGCAGGCGTTGTCCAACAGGTTGCCCAACAGTTCCAGCAGGTCTTCCCGATCCCACGGCAGGTGCAAGCCGGGCGGCGCGACGCAGGCCAGATGCAGGTGCTCGCCATGGATCATGTTCAGCGTCGCCAGCAACCCCGGCAACTCGGCGTCGCAGTCCAGGTGTGCACCAGGCAAGGCATCGCCCGCCAACCGGGCGCGGTTGAGTTCGCGGTTCAGGCGCTGGCGGACCTGCTCAAGTTGTTCAAGCAACAGTTTGCGCAACTCCGGATAGGGATCGAGCTTTTCGTTCGAGGCCAGGCTTTGCAGCACCGCCAGCGGGGTTTTCAAGGCGTGGCCCAGGTTGCCCAGGGCATTGCGTGATCGCTTGAGGCTGTCTTCGGTATGGGCCAGCAGGTGGTTGATCTGTGCCACCAGCGGCTCCAGCTCCCTCGGTACCTGTTCATCGAGCTGCGAACGCTGCCCGCGCTGCAATTGGGCGATCTGCTCCCGGGCTTTCTCCAAGGGACGCAAGGCGCGCTGCACCGTAAGCCGTTGCAACAGCAGAATCAGCAGCAAGCCCGCCAAGCCAAGGCCAAGGCCGACCTGCTGCATTCGCAGGAAGCTGTCACGCACCGGGGTGTAGTCCTGGGCGACGCTGATGGAAATGGCCTGGCCCAGGCGTCGATAGTCGGTACGCAAGACCAGCAGTTTCTGGCCTTCGGGACCCAGTTGCAGGTTGCTGTGCAGCCCCGGATGGTCGAGCTGGGGCAGTTCCTGGTCCCATAGGGAACGAGAGCGCCAATGCTCTTCGGCAAAATCGATACGGAAGTAATGTCCCGAAAACGGTCTTAGATAAGCCGGGGACAAGCGTCGCTCATCCAGTTGCAGGCCTTGCGGACCACGTACCAGCGCCACCAACAGGTTTTCACTGTCGTTGCGCAATCCTGCTTCCAGGTAACGCTGCAAGCCCAACTCGAACAACCACAGACTGGTCTGTGCCAGGATCAGGCCGACCACGACCATCACACCGATCAGTCCAAGGCTCAGGCGCCGCTGGATGGATCTCACTGCGCCTGTCCGCCGAACAGGTAACCCTGGCCGCGGCGGGTTTCGATCACGCTGCGCCCCAGTTTGCGGCGCAGGTGATTGACGTGGACTTCCAGCACATTGGAATCGCGCTCGGTTTCACCGTCATACAGGTGCTCGGCGAGATGACTTTTGGACAGGATTTGCTCGGGATGGAGCATGAAGTAGCGCAACAGGCGGAACTCGGCGGCGGTCAATTGGATTTCCGCGC
This genomic interval from Pseudomonas alvandae contains the following:
- a CDS encoding methyl-accepting chemotaxis protein translates to MTSQLTGLVTQVSEQAQRSEQAMERQRHETDQVATAINEMSSAAQEVARSAQGAAVAAQQTDEEGQSAKRVVAGSIQQIHALVNDIRSSGVSLDSLQQDVASIVSVLGVIRSIAEQTNLLALNAAIEAARAGEAGRGFAVVADEVRALASRTQQSTQEIQGMIDRLQSGTHAAVEAMRRSSEAGDGTSERANEAGASLDTMAQLIGTINSMNAQIASAAEEQTAVAEEINRSVHQIAVAVDSVADETQLGAQTSRSLADLGQRLGKLVGQFRI
- the trhP gene encoding prephenate-dependent tRNA uridine(34) hydroxylase TrhP gives rise to the protein MPLVAPELLAPAGTLKNMRYAFAYGADAVYAGQPRYSLRVRNNEFDHANLAVGIDEAHAQGKRFYVVVNIAPHNAKLRTFLKDLEPVIAMGPDALIMSDPGLIMLVRRHFPHMPIHLSVQANTVNWASVEFWQQQGLSRIILSRELSLEEIAEIRQQVPAMELEVFVHGALCMAYSGRCLLSGYLNKRDANQGSCTNACRWKYSAQPAMENAVGDIVQVYQPEPTLGLGAPTDQVFLLQETNRPDESMPAFEDEHGTYIMNAKDLRAVHHVEKLTHMGVHSLKIEGRTKSHFYCARTTQVYRRAIDDAMAGREFDRSLMADLESLAQRGYTEGFLRRHVHDEYQNYQNGSSVSERQQFVGELTGARRERLAEVRVKNRFGLGDHMELMTPKGNFHFDLHQLQNIKGQGIDVAPGDGHVVYVPIPDAVDLRFGLLMRDVREP
- a CDS encoding amino acid aminotransferase produces the protein MSLFSAVELAPRDPILGLNEAFNADPRTNKVNLGVGVYCNEEGRIPLLRAVVEAETIRVAQHVSRGYLPIDGIAAYDQAVQTLLFGKDSALIASGRVITTQAVGGTGALKIGADFLKQLLPDAVVAISDPSWENHRALFETAGFPVQNYRYYDAATHDVNRSGLLEDLNALPDRSIVVLHACCHNPTGVDLSPEDWKNVLAVVKAKNHVPFLDMAYQGFGKGIDEDAAAVRLFAESGLTFFASSSFSKSFSLYGERVGALSIVSESKEESARVLSQVKRVIRTNYSNPPTHGASIVAAVLNSPELRAQWEEELAEMRLRIRGMRDQMVDMLAKAAPHHDFSFVARQSGMFSYSGLTVEQVTRLRNEFGIYALDTGRICVAALNQNNIEAVTKAIVQVI
- a CDS encoding ATP-binding protein; translation: MRSIQRRLSLGLIGVMVVVGLILAQTSLWLFELGLQRYLEAGLRNDSENLLVALVRGPQGLQLDERRLSPAYLRPFSGHYFRIDFAEEHWRSRSLWDQELPQLDHPGLHSNLQLGPEGQKLLVLRTDYRRLGQAISISVAQDYTPVRDSFLRMQQVGLGLGLAGLLLILLLQRLTVQRALRPLEKAREQIAQLQRGQRSQLDEQVPRELEPLVAQINHLLAHTEDSLKRSRNALGNLGHALKTPLAVLQSLASNEKLDPYPELRKLLLEQLEQVRQRLNRELNRARLAGDALPGAHLDCDAELPGLLATLNMIHGEHLHLACVAPPGLHLPWDREDLLELLGNLLDNACKWADAEVRLSVTETAEGFSLTVEDDGPGIPEDRRDQVFSRGTRLDEQTDGHGLGLGIVRDIVDTWGGTLALDESEWGGLKVVIDLPRR
- a CDS encoding AI-2E family transporter, translated to MNRKNLQNKSQMVLLILVSIAFVWILLPFYGAVFWAVILGIVFAPLQRRLQFKLNWPRNLTTLLTLAICTLIAILPVIVISTLLVQEGAALYKSLESGELDVADYLARFKDALPPYFQHLLDRFGLGNLSGLRDKIVKSAMQGSEFFATQAFSFGQGTFQFLVSFFVMLYLLFFFLRDGPELVRKVRSAVPLAEHQKRRLQLKFNRVVRATVKGNLLVAITQGALGGLIFWVLGIPTVLPWAVLMAFLSLLPAVGAGIVWAPVAVYFLLSGSIWQGVVLVLFGVFVIGLVDNFLRPILVGKDTKMPDYMVLVSTLGGLAVFGLNGFVIGPLIAALFMSCWALFVENTPRVQLP
- a CDS encoding Na+/H+ antiporter family protein, translated to MNAVIAAVGVMLVLSLSRVHVVIALIVGALVGGLMGGLGIEATLKAFNAGLGGGATVALSYALLGAFAVAIAKSGMAHALADKALAMVDRQDAAGGTGVKWVLIGLLGTVAVASQNILPIHIAFIPLLVPPLLYVLTKLQLDRRLIACVMTFGLITPYMFLPVGFGNIFLNEILLANIARSGVDVSGINITHAMGIPALGMVFGLVLSFISYRKKRVYDLKKIARAEQVTVRYNPLSLLVAGLAIAAAFAIQLLLDSMIIGALAGFLIFSVSGVVRWRETDDLFTEGMKMMAMIGFIMIAASGFAEVMKATGEVQSLVETSAAWIGHNKGVGALLMLLVGLLVTMGIGSSFSTVPILATIFVPLCLQLGFSPLAIVCIVGTAGALGDAGSPASDSTLGPTSGLNIDGQHHHIWDTVVPTFLHYNLPLLAFGWVAAMVL